A window of the Bufo gargarizans isolate SCDJY-AF-19 chromosome 1, ASM1485885v1, whole genome shotgun sequence genome harbors these coding sequences:
- the PPP1CC gene encoding serine/threonine-protein phosphatase PP1-gamma catalytic subunit, which yields MADVDKLNIDSIIQRLLEVRGSKPGKNVQLQENEIRGLCLKSREIFLSQPILLELEAPLKICGDIHGQYYDLLRLFEYGGFPPESNYLFLGDYVDRGKQSLETICLLLAYKIKYPENFFLLRGNHECASINRIYGFYDECKRRYNIKLWKTFTDCFNCLPIAAIVDEKIFCCHGGLSPDLQSMEQIRRIMRPTDVPDQGLLCDLLWSDPDKDVLGWGENDRGVSFTFGAEVVAKFLHKHDLDLICRAHQVVEDGYEFFAKRQLVTLFSAPNYCGEFDNAGAMMSVDETLMCSFQILKPAEKKKPNASRPVTPPRGMITKQAKK from the exons tgAGAGGATCAAAGCCCGGGAAGAACGTCCAGCTCCAAGAAAATGAAATTAGAGGTTTATGCTTGAAGTCTCGAGAAATATTCCTCAGTCAGCCAATTTTGCTTGAGCTTGAAGCGCCTCTTAAGATCTGCG GTGATATCCATGGGCAGTACTATGATTTGCTCCGACTCTTTGAATATGGTGGATTTCCCCCTGAAAGCAACTACCTATTTCTTGGTGACTATGTGGATCGAGGGAAACAGTCTTTGGAAACGATATGTCTCCTCTtggcatataaaataaaatatccagAAAATTTCTTCCTCCTTCGAGGCAATCATGAGTGTGCAAGCATTAACAGAATCTATGGATTTTATGATGAAT GTAAAAGAAGGTATAATATTAAATTATGGAAGACCTTTACAGATTGCTTCAATTGCTTGCCAATAGCAGCAATAGTAGATGAGAAGATTTTCTGCTGTCATGGAG GTTTATCCCCAGACCTTCAATCAATGGAGCAAATTAGGAGAATTATGCGCCCCACTGATGTTCCCGACCAGGGTCTGTTGTGTGACTTGCTGTGGTCAGATCCTGATAAAGATGTTTTAGGTTGGGGTGAAAATGACAGAGGTGTGTCCTTCACATTTGGAGCAGAAGTTGTGGCAAAATTTCTTCACAAACATGACTTGGATCTCATTTGTCGAGCTCATCAG gtgGTTGAAGATGGATATGAGTTTTTTGCAAAAAGACAACTGGTAACGCTTTTCTCTGCCCCAAACTATTGTGGAGAGTTTGACAATGCTGGAGCAATGATGAGTGTAGATGAAACTTTAATGTGCTCTTTCCAG ATTCTAAAACCTGCAGAGAAAAAGAAGCCCAATGCAAGCAGACCTGTAACACCACCTCGAGGCATGATAACGAAGCAGGCAAAGAAATGA